A window of Phycisphaerae bacterium contains these coding sequences:
- a CDS encoding redox-sensing transcriptional repressor Rex has translation MSDRVIGRLSVYRRLLHGLRDSGVQSVYSHQLASMAGCTAAQVRRDLMAVGYSGTPTRGYDVSALLASIGAHLDAPEGQNAALVGVGNLGRAILAFFAGRRPRLSIVAAFDSDHYKTNRVIQGCRCYPVEDIAQVVRNNRIEVGIITVPATEAQEVADRLVGAGVRGILNFAPAALRVRPDIYVETMDITVSLEKVAFFARRGAPKKEMAR, from the coding sequence ATGTCCGACAGAGTTATAGGTCGTCTAAGTGTCTACCGCCGTCTTTTGCACGGCCTGCGCGATAGCGGCGTCCAGAGCGTCTACTCGCACCAGTTGGCCTCCATGGCCGGATGCACAGCCGCCCAGGTCCGCCGCGACCTGATGGCCGTCGGATACTCCGGTACCCCCACCCGCGGCTACGACGTCTCCGCCCTCCTCGCCAGTATCGGCGCCCACCTCGACGCCCCCGAAGGACAAAACGCCGCCCTCGTCGGCGTCGGAAACCTCGGACGGGCCATCCTCGCCTTCTTCGCCGGCCGACGACCGCGACTCTCCATCGTCGCCGCCTTCGACAGCGATCACTACAAGACCAACCGGGTCATCCAGGGCTGCCGATGCTATCCCGTCGAAGATATTGCCCAAGTGGTCCGCAATAATCGAATCGAAGTGGGAATCATTACCGTCCCCGCCACCGAGGCACAGGAAGTCGCCGACCGACTCGTCGGCGCCGGCGTCCGCGGAATCCTCAATTTCGCCCCCGCCGCCCTCCGCGTCCGACCCGATATCTACGTGGAAACTATGGACATCACCGTGTCCCTTGAAAAAGTGGCATTCTTTGCCCGTCGTGGTGCACCGAAGAAGGAGATGGCAAGGTGA
- a CDS encoding glucosamine-6-phosphate deaminase, producing MRRYDNSSRVEQIALERSGKPFCYGPTEKMKVVEVPDFPSLGKLTALRFIEWLGRNPEGVVSLPTGKTPEHFIKWTIHFLENWEKRAVQKELGGWGIEPGHKPKMNSYVFVQIDEFYPMNPAQENSFAHYIQRFYIKQFGFDRRKALLLDTWKVGAPAGRDLGFVFPSGEVDLSLRYRSPSSELEQLQYAAITAADQQAMEYEAKVRELGGIGFFLGGIGPDGHIGFNIRGSDHYVTTSLTQINYETAAAAATDLGGIEIARQKAVITIGLRTITCNPDAVAIVTAAGESKAKVVKDAVESGPSVLYPATSLQELDGARFYLTQGAAKLLVERRYQELAALPQLPYEAAEQILIDVAFQQKKPMAQLRDEDLAADRLGSLLVGQRGKPTNLISEAYVDLSDRIARGLEPLRDCRFLHTAPHHDDIMLGYLPYMLHLVREPQSSHFFATLTSGFTSVTNGYTMGHLQNLDGYLDRGDFAGLLEEGYFAPHDPVARNRDVYQYLDGVAANSPEMQIEGEARRMLRNLVELTNETDVRTIRKEIKKYRDYFDSAYPGKKDPPFVQMLKGMIREWEEELLWSHLGFNCDHIFHLRLGFYTGDIFTPQPEWERDVKPVLALLERLDPDIITVALDPEASGPDTHYKVLQTISEALKAYLKSRRKKRVTIWGYRNVWYRFHPSEANLIVPVSMNSLAITRSAFHICFGSQRSASFPSYEYDGPFCDLAQKIWVEQFSVLKTCVGRDFFYNNASPRLRASRGLNFIKAMSPDEFFEQAQSLKKLMESQPQ from the coding sequence ATGAGACGGTACGACAACAGTTCGCGGGTCGAGCAGATCGCCCTGGAGCGATCGGGCAAGCCGTTTTGCTATGGCCCGACCGAGAAGATGAAGGTGGTTGAGGTGCCGGACTTTCCGAGTCTCGGCAAGCTGACCGCATTGCGGTTCATCGAGTGGCTCGGGCGTAATCCGGAGGGCGTGGTTTCGCTGCCGACGGGCAAGACGCCGGAGCACTTTATCAAATGGACGATCCACTTTCTGGAGAACTGGGAGAAGCGGGCGGTCCAGAAGGAGCTGGGCGGCTGGGGCATTGAGCCGGGCCACAAGCCGAAGATGAATTCGTACGTCTTCGTGCAGATCGACGAGTTCTACCCGATGAACCCGGCGCAGGAGAACAGCTTCGCGCACTACATTCAGCGGTTTTACATCAAGCAGTTCGGTTTCGACCGCCGCAAGGCGCTGCTGCTGGACACGTGGAAGGTGGGGGCACCGGCGGGCCGCGATCTGGGTTTCGTTTTTCCCAGCGGGGAGGTGGACCTTTCGCTTCGGTACCGCAGTCCGTCCAGCGAGCTGGAGCAGCTTCAGTACGCGGCGATCACGGCGGCCGACCAGCAGGCGATGGAGTACGAGGCGAAGGTCCGGGAGCTGGGCGGGATCGGTTTTTTCCTGGGCGGGATCGGCCCGGACGGTCACATCGGCTTTAACATCCGCGGTTCGGACCACTACGTGACGACGAGCCTGACGCAGATCAACTACGAGACGGCGGCGGCGGCGGCGACGGACCTGGGCGGGATCGAGATCGCGCGTCAGAAGGCGGTGATCACGATCGGCCTGCGGACGATCACGTGCAATCCGGACGCGGTGGCGATCGTGACGGCGGCGGGCGAAAGCAAGGCGAAGGTGGTCAAGGACGCGGTGGAGAGCGGGCCGTCGGTGCTGTATCCGGCGACGAGCCTGCAGGAGCTGGACGGGGCGCGGTTCTACCTGACGCAAGGGGCGGCGAAGCTGCTGGTCGAGCGGCGATACCAGGAGCTGGCGGCCCTGCCGCAACTGCCATACGAGGCGGCGGAGCAGATTCTGATCGACGTGGCGTTCCAGCAGAAGAAGCCGATGGCGCAGTTGCGCGACGAGGATCTGGCGGCCGACCGGCTGGGGAGCCTGTTGGTCGGGCAGCGCGGGAAGCCGACGAACCTGATCAGCGAGGCCTACGTGGACCTTTCGGATCGGATCGCCCGGGGGCTTGAGCCGCTTCGCGACTGCCGGTTTCTGCACACGGCGCCGCACCACGACGACATCATGCTCGGGTATCTGCCGTACATGCTGCACCTGGTCCGCGAGCCGCAGAGTTCGCATTTTTTCGCGACCCTCACCAGCGGGTTCACCTCGGTGACCAACGGGTACACGATGGGGCATTTGCAGAACCTCGACGGATATCTGGATCGCGGGGACTTCGCGGGCCTGCTGGAGGAGGGGTACTTCGCTCCCCACGACCCGGTGGCCCGCAACCGCGACGTGTACCAGTACCTGGACGGGGTGGCGGCGAACAGTCCGGAGATGCAGATCGAGGGCGAGGCGCGGCGGATGCTGCGCAACCTGGTCGAGTTGACGAACGAGACGGACGTGCGGACGATCCGCAAGGAGATCAAGAAGTACCGCGACTACTTCGATTCGGCGTATCCGGGCAAGAAGGATCCGCCGTTCGTGCAGATGCTCAAGGGGATGATTCGGGAGTGGGAGGAGGAGCTGCTCTGGAGCCATCTGGGGTTCAACTGCGATCACATTTTCCACCTGCGGCTGGGGTTCTACACGGGCGACATTTTCACGCCGCAGCCGGAATGGGAGCGTGACGTGAAGCCCGTGCTGGCGCTGCTGGAGAGGCTGGATCCGGATATCATCACGGTCGCCCTGGACCCGGAGGCCAGCGGGCCGGACACGCACTACAAGGTACTCCAGACGATTTCGGAGGCGCTGAAGGCGTACCTGAAGAGCCGCCGCAAGAAGCGGGTGACGATCTGGGGCTACCGGAACGTCTGGTACCGCTTCCACCCGTCGGAGGCGAACCTGATCGTTCCGGTGTCGATGAACTCGCTGGCGATCACCCGCAGCGCGTTCCACATCTGTTTCGGGTCGCAGCGGAGCGCCTCGTTCCCGAGCTACGAGTACGACGGTCCGTTCTGCGATCTGGCCCAGAAGATCTGGGTGGAGCAGTTTTCGGTGCTCAAGACGTGCGTGGGGCGTGATTTCTTCTATAACAATGCGTCGCCGCGTCTGCGGGCGTCCCGCGGGCTGAACTTCATCAAGGCGATGAGTCCGGATGAGTTCTTCGAGCAGGCCCAGTCGCTCAAGAAGCTGATGGAGAGCCAGCCGCAGTAG